One Glycine soja cultivar W05 chromosome 2, ASM419377v2, whole genome shotgun sequence genomic region harbors:
- the LOC114388772 gene encoding protein ANTAGONIST OF LIKE HETEROCHROMATIN PROTEIN 1-like: MDQSFLVMLSNLLHLHNSLDPTTSLLSDALSSSSSSSSSASTPSSLLHSSSIAPLLFFTIASVLSYVTSTRPSLTTTTTTTTTNNNNTTTTNSNNNNPSSDYSVSAFRALSTEHIWSLEAPLRDAHWRSLYGLSYPVFTTVVDKLKPHIALSNLSLPSDYAVAMVLSRLAHGLSAKTLASRYSLDPYLVSKITNMVTRLLATKLYPEFIKIPVGRRRLLETTQAFEELTSLPNMCGAIDTTPVHLRNNPNPNTNPNFYRCRYGYPSLLLQVVSDHKKIFWDVCVKAPGGTDDSTHFRDSLLYHRLTSGDVVWDKVISVRGHHVRPYVVGDWCFPLLPFLLTPFSPSGMGTPAQNLFDGMLMKGRSVVVEAIALLKGRWKILQDLNTGVRHAPQTIVACCVLHNLCQIAREPEPELWKEPDESGPPPRVMDSEKSFYYFGENLRQALADDLHQKLSSR; the protein is encoded by the coding sequence ATGGATCAATCTTTCCTTGTAATGCTCTCCAATCTACTCCACCTCCACAACTCCCTGGACCCCACCACCTCCCTCCTCTCCGACGccctctcctcctcctcctcctcctcctcctccgccTCCACCCCCTCCTCCCTCCTCCACTCCTCCTCCATCgcccctctcctcttcttcaCCATCGCCTCTGTCCTCTCCTACGTGACCTCCACGCGCCCCTCtctcaccaccaccaccaccaccaccaccaccaacaacaacaacaccaccaccaccaattcCAACAACAATAATCCTTCCTCGGACTACTCCGTCTCCGCCTTCCGCGCCCTCTCAACAGAACACATCTGGTCCCTCGAAGCCCCTCTCCGCGACGCCCACTGGCGCTCCCTCTACGGCCTCTCCTACCCTGTCTTCACCACCGTCGTCGACAAGCTGAAACCCCACATCGCCCTCTCCAACCTTTCCCTCCCTTCCGACTACGCCGTCGCTATGGTCCTCTCCCGCCTCGCCCACGGCCTCTCCGCCAAAACCCTCGCCTCCCGCTACTCCCTCGACCCTTACCTCGTCTCCAAGATCACCAACATGGTCACTCGCCTCCTCGCCACCAAGCTCTACCCTGAATTCATCAAGATCCCCGTCGGCCGCCGCCGCCTCCTCGAAACCACACAGGCCTTCGAGGAACTCACTTCGCTTCCCAACATGTGCGGCGCCATCGACACCACTCCCGTCCATCTCCGcaataaccctaaccctaatacTAACCCTAACTTCTACCGCTGCCGCTACGGCTACCCTTCGTTGCTACTTCAAGTCGTGTCCGATCATAAGAAGATCTTCTGGGATGTTTGTGTCAAGGCCCCCGGCGGCACTGATGACTCCACGCACTTCCGCGATAGTCTCCTCTACCACCGCCTCACCTCCGGCGACGTCGTGTGGGACAAGGTCATCAGCGTCCGCGGCCACCACGTCCGCCCTTATGTCGTCGGGGATTGGTGCTTCCCTCTGTTGCCGTTTTTGCTTACACCGTTTTCTCCGAGTGGAATGGGGACTCCTGCCCAGAACCTGTTCGATGGAATGCTCATGAAGGGAAGGTCTGTTGTTGTGGAAGCCATTGCACTTCTCAAGGGAAGGTGGAAGATTCTTCAGGATTTGAACACCGGCGTTCGCCACGCGCCTCAAACCATCGTGGCTTGTTGTGTGTTGCATAATCTGTGCCAGATTGCGAGGGAACCTGAACCGGAGCTGTGGAAGGAGCCTGATGAGAGTGGACCTCCTCCTAGAGTCATGGATAGTGAGAAATCGTTTTATTACTTTGGGGAAAACTTGAGGCAGGCCCTAGCTGATGATTTGCACCAGAAACTATCCTCAAGATAG
- the LOC114388788 gene encoding CDPK-related kinase 5-like yields the protein MGVCTSKPQKPNPYALREAEAEADPSQNPKTTLSPAGADTPRRKDDVSTGKRSPFFPFYSPSPARFLKKSPAPAGGSRSASSTPRRFFRRPFPPPSPAKHIRAVLARRQGKKASATAAIPEEGEEGAADLDKRFGFSKEFTSRLEVGEEVGRGHFGYTCSARFKKGELKGQQVAVKVIPKAKMTTAIAIEDVRREVKILRALNGHNNLIQFYDAFEDQDNVYIVMELCEGGELLDMILSRGGKYSEDDAKAVMVQILNVVAFCHLQGVVHRDLKPENFLYAKKDESSELKAIDFGLSDFVRPDERLNDIVGSAYYVAPEVLHRSYGTEADVWSIGVIAYILLCGSRPFWARTESGIFRAVLKADPSFDETPWPSLSLEAKDFVKRILNKDPRKRISAAQALSHPWIRNCNNVKVPLDILIFKLMKTYMRSSSLRKAALRALSKTLTADELYYLRGQFALLEPSKNGSISLENVNKALMKYATDAMKESRIPDFLSSLNSLQYRRMDFEEFCAAALSVHQLEALDRWEQHARCAYELFDKDGNRAIVIEELASELGLGPSIPVHVVLHDWIRHTDGKLSFLGFVKLLHGVSSRSLAKVQ from the exons ATGGGGGTTTGCACTTCGAAGCCGCAGAAGCCGAACCCTTACGCGCTTCGTGAAGCCGAAGCCGAAGCCGACCCTTCTCAAAACCCGAAAACCACACTCAGCCCCGCCGGTGCCGACACCCCTCGCCGGAAAGATGACGTCAGTACCGGAAAACGGTCGCCGTTCTTCCCGTTCTACAGCCCGAGTCCAGCTCGCTTCCTGAAGAAGTCTCCGGCGCCGGCGGGAGGGAGCCGGAGCGCGAGCTCCACGCCGAGGAGGTTTTTCCGGCGGCCGTTCCCGCCGCCGTCGCCGGCGAAGCACATACGGGCGGTGCTTGCGAGGAGGCAGGGGAAAAAGGCGTCGGCGACGGCGGCGATACCGGAGGAGGGGGAGGAGGGTGCGGCGGATTTGGATAAGAGGTTTGGGTTCTCTAAGGAATTCACAAGTAGGTTGGAGGTTGGTGAAGAAGTGGGTCGAGGGCATTTTGGGTATACTTGTTCTGCTAGGTTCAAGAAGGGTGAGCTCAAGGGTCAACAAGTAGCTGTTAAGGTGATACCAAAAGCAAAG ATGACTACAGCAATTGCTATTGAAGATGTGAGAAGGGAGGTGAAAATACTTCGAGCTTTGAATGGACACAACAATCTGATACAGTTCTATGATGCATTTGAAGACCAAGATAATGTCTACATTGTAATGGA GTTATGTGAAGGGGGGGAGCTCTTAGATATGATATTATCAAG AGGAGGGAAATACTCAGAAGATGATGCAAAGGCTGTCATGGTACAGATACTTAATGTTGTTGCATTTTGTCATCTTCAGGGTGTGGTACACCGAGATCTTAAGCCAGAG AATTTCTTGTATGCTAAAAAGGATGAAAGTTCTGAGTTGAAAGCTATAGACTTTGGGTTATCGGATTTTGTCAGACCAG ATGAAAGGCTTAATGATATTGTTGGAAGTGCATACTATGTGGCCCCTGAAGTTCTCCATAGATCTTATGGCACAGAGGCTGATGTGTGGAGTATAGGTGTGATagcatatattttattatgtggCAGTCGTCCATTTTGGGCCCGAACAGAGTCTGGTATTTTTAGGGCAGTTTTGAAAGCTGATCCAAGCTTTGACGAAACACCGTGGCCATCTTTGTCTTTAGAAGCTAAAGATTTTGTCAAACGCATATTGAATAAGGATCCACGGAAACGAATATCTGCTGCTCAGGCTCTAA GTCATCCTTGGATACGAAATTGCAATAATGTAAAAGTTCCACtggatattttaatatttaagctCATGAAGACATATATGAGATCTTCATCCTTACGCAAGGCTGCCTTGAGG GCCTTGTCAAAAACATTGACTGCTGATGAACTCTATTATCTGAGAGGGCAATTTGCACTGCTAGAACCAAGCAAAAATGGTAGCATATCTTTAGAGAACGTTAACAAG GCCTTGATGAAATACGCAACAGATGCCATGAAAGAGTCTCGCATCCCTGACTTCCTTTCATCG CTGAACTCGTTACAATATAGAAGGATGGATTTTGAAGAATTTTGTGCAGCTGCATTGAGTGTGCATCAACTTGAAGCTCTTGATCGTTGGGAACAACATGCCCGCTGTGCATATGAACTCTTTGATAAAGACGGAAACAGGGCTATTGTCATTGAAGAGCTTGCTTCA GAACTTGGACTTGGTCCCTCTATCCCTGTTCATGTCGTTCTTCATGATTGGATACGCCATACTGATGGCAAGTTAAGTTTTCTTGGGTTTGTCAAATTATTACACGGTGTGTCTAGCCGAAGCCTTGCAAAGGTTCAATGA